DNA sequence from the Fundidesulfovibrio magnetotacticus genome:
CGACTTCCCTCCGGTGATCGTGTTCACGGCGCGCGGTTCGGCCCAGGAGGCCCAGAGCTTCATGGAGCAGGGCGCGCGCGACTACTGGCTGGAGCCCCTCGACTGGGAGAAGATCGAGGCCGTGCTCCCGCGCGACGCGCAGGACGACCCCGCCCCCTTGGCGGCCCCGGCCGCTCCGCTGGCCGCGAAGGCGCCGGTCCAGGCAGCGGCGGCCGTGCCTGCGGCTGCCCGGGCCATGGCCGCGCCCCAGGGGGTGCAGGGCGAGCGTTTCTCCATCATCGGCGGGCATCCGGCCATCCTGCGCGTGCTGGCCTTGGCGCGGCAGGTGGCGCGCTCCAAGGCCACGGTGCTCATTTCGGGCGAGTCCGGCACGGGCAAGGAGATGTTCGCCCGCTTCCTGCACGCCCATTCCGACCGCGCCGCCAGGCCCTTCGTGGCCCTCAACTGCGCCGCGCTGCCCGAACACCTGCTGGAGAGCGAACTCTTCGGCCACGAGAAGGGGGCCTTCACCGGGGCCATCGCCCGCAAGTTGGGCAAGTTCGAGCTGGCCCAGGGCGGCACCATCCTCCTGGACGAGATTTCCGAGATGGACCTGGGCCTCCAGGCCAAACTCCTGCGCGTGCTCCAGGAGGGCGAGTTCGACCGCGTGGGCGGGGTGGAGACCGTGGGCGTGGACGTGCGCGTGCTGGCCACCACCAACCGCAGGCTCGAACAGTATGTGGAGGAGGGCAAGTTCCGCCAGGACCTCTACTACCGCCTGAACGTGATCCCCCTCAAGCTGCCGCCCCTGCGCGAGCGCGGGGGCGACATCCTGGGCCTGGCCGGCTTCTTCGTGGA
Encoded proteins:
- a CDS encoding sigma-54 dependent transcriptional regulator, coding for MPGKTILFVAQAHAITSLFPMFKGAGIEAGIADSLPGAMAWMKKNRPAVIFTQAKIGGAYQAETLLAAARESGDFPPVIVFTARGSAQEAQSFMEQGARDYWLEPLDWEKIEAVLPRDAQDDPAPLAAPAAPLAAKAPVQAAAAVPAAARAMAAPQGVQGERFSIIGGHPAILRVLALARQVARSKATVLISGESGTGKEMFARFLHAHSDRAARPFVALNCAALPEHLLESELFGHEKGAFTGAIARKLGKFELAQGGTILLDEISEMDLGLQAKLLRVLQEGEFDRVGGVETVGVDVRVLATTNRRLEQYVEEGKFRQDLYYRLNVIPLKLPPLRERGGDILGLAGFFVDKFRKAYGLGRLDFSAAARDWLLAHDWPGNVRELQNLMERAVLLAGDGPIDTVHFLLEGDEFPLAEEQPVVSMERVTSLSAPPEEPQAPGAEGHLPPGIVPLDVLERQMILKSLDQTSGNRTQAALLLGISVRTLRNKLSEYRQQGLEVP